A portion of the Psychrobacter immobilis genome contains these proteins:
- the atpG gene encoding F0F1 ATP synthase subunit gamma, producing MASLKEIRAKVTSIKSTQKITRAMQMVAASKMRRAQERMEVGRPYADSMRRVISHLVHASSDYKHPYMVSRPVNKVGYIVITSDRGLAGGLNINLFKALSKSIQQYQDQSVQTEFAVIGAKGVSFFKNFGGKVTSAVTDYGDKPTFEQINAPVQAMLDDYTNGKIDRIYVVYNKFVNAMTQKPTVNQLVPLPESAFGEEESGIQTELSWDYIYEPDIKTLIDELLGRYIESIVYQAVMENIASEQSSRMVAMKAATDNAGDLINDLQLVYNKLRQAAIT from the coding sequence ATGGCAAGCTTAAAAGAGATACGTGCCAAAGTCACCAGTATTAAAAGCACCCAAAAAATTACTCGTGCTATGCAAATGGTTGCGGCAAGTAAAATGCGCCGTGCCCAAGAGCGCATGGAAGTGGGTCGCCCGTATGCTGATAGTATGCGCCGGGTTATTTCACATTTGGTGCATGCCTCATCAGACTATAAACATCCGTATATGGTCTCGCGTCCAGTCAATAAGGTTGGCTATATTGTCATTACCTCTGATCGCGGTCTGGCGGGTGGTTTGAATATTAACTTATTCAAAGCTTTATCTAAGAGTATCCAGCAGTATCAAGATCAATCTGTACAAACTGAGTTTGCAGTTATTGGCGCTAAAGGTGTGAGTTTTTTCAAAAACTTTGGTGGTAAAGTGACCTCGGCAGTAACCGATTATGGTGATAAGCCAACGTTTGAGCAGATAAACGCACCGGTTCAAGCGATGCTTGACGATTATACTAACGGTAAAATAGACCGCATCTATGTGGTTTATAATAAGTTTGTTAATGCGATGACCCAAAAGCCGACTGTCAATCAGTTGGTACCTTTACCAGAAAGTGCGTTTGGTGAAGAAGAGAGCGGCATTCAAACAGAACTGAGCTGGGATTATATCTACGAGCCTGATATCAAAACATTGATTGATGAGTTGCTTGGCCGCTATATTGAGTCGATTGTGTATCAAGCGGTAATGGAAAATATTGCCTCTGAGCAGTCCTCACGTATGGTTGCAATGAAAGCGGCGACAGATAATGCTGGTGACCTAATTAACGATTTACAGTTGGTTTATAACAAGCTGCGTCAAGCGGCGATTACC